The genomic segment AGAGCCTGTTGGACTCACGGTGGTGTATTGTAACGTCATTCCCTGTAAAATTTCTTTTGTGTTATTAGCTGAACTAAGGAGGCCTTGAGACACAAGGTTGCGTCTTATGTGAATCTGACTGAGGCATTcttgagtctggtgggcttccctggtggctcagtggtaaacaatccacctgccagtgcgggagacacgggttcaatccctgagccaagaagatcccctggagaaggaaatggcaacccactccattatccttgactgggaaatcccatggacagaggagcctggagggccacagtccatggggtcacaaaaccagtcagacatgacttagacactaaaaaacaacagcaaaatcctTGAGTCTGCTACAGGTCAGAAAAGTTAAGTGCTTGGTAGTATAGGAACGTATCTACAGCCTTATCCACCATGGCCATTCAGCTCTATTCTGTGCTCCTGAAGCAAGGTAACATTATTTTGatttctaaatgtatttttcttaataattaaaGTAGATGTACAATGTATGTTCAGTAGACCACAAACAGGGTATTTTAGTTAAGTTATATTCTGTGTAAGTCAGAGTGACTTATCGACACCCTGATATACGTGTTTGTAAGCATATGTCTAATTTTCTCCCTACATCTTTGTATGGTTAAAATGTagacttttttaaaacaatgtccaTGAATGTAGGATTCTAATTAAAGATATGTAATTTGAATATATGTTACTCTCCTTTTAATGTTTAACAGGTGGCTAAACCCCTTGTTTAAAATTGGTCATAAACGGAAATTAGAAGAAGATGACATGTACTCGGTGCTTCCAGAAGATCACTCCCAGCACCTTGGAGAAGAGCTGCAAGGGTGAGCACAGGCAGCAGGGAGTACGGTTAGAAGCGTGAGAATTTCTCCATGGGGCCAAAGGCTTGTGGGGAGgggcctctgccttcctctggCATCTTCTGAGCCTCCTTCCCTGACACTGAACCCTCAGCCCTTCATGCTGACCCTGGGCTTAGCCCAAGTTGGAGGTTGGgggagcctgtgttccctgcgtGAGTGGAGGTGGAGGGAACCCCCAGCCATGGCTGTGGAGACCTAGCTCTGTCCCCAGAGGTGGGGTCCCTGGAGGACAGTGTCTGCCCTTCTGAGCTGTTCATGACCTGTGAGTTCAGCAAAGCTTAGCAGGAACTTGTTTCTAGAATCTGGGACTTTTCTCTGAAGACCTGGTCTGGTGCTTATCCTGGTGCTTCAGTGTCTGCACTGCTCATCTTTCGGGAGCCCTGCGAGCAGTTAGCCAGCATCTATGGGCAGCCACGGAGCGCCCTGGAGTGAAGGCTTGTCCTCTGCTCTGTCCCTCCCCTGTTTTCCTGTGGCAGGGCTGTTCCTCACTGTGCTTTGTCTCTCTTCACAGGTACTGGGATCAAGAAGTGTCAAGAGCCCAGGAAGATTCCCGGGAGCCTTCTTTAATGAAAGCGATCATAAAGTGCTACGGGAAATCCTACTTAGTTTGGGGAATGTTAACATTTCTTGAGGTAAAAGCTTTTCCATACAGTGCATTGATTTTGAGTATATGTGGGTCAGTCCTGAGATGGATGGACTGAGGCAAGGAGAGAACAGTGGTTTAAGGTCTAAGGGTAAATCTCATCTAGGAATCATGATGTAGATCAGCAGTTGTATTTATCTTTAGAATAGACAGATTCTTAAAGGGCTTGACCTCTGGAGATTACTATTTTTCTCTTAACTGATTAAAATATAGTGTAATGGAAGGATAGCAGCACTGGAAAGATCTTTTATACCATGTTAGGGTGTTTTTGGTGCTCAATATAAATACTGAGTGACCCTTGACCAAAAGAAGATCTTACAACCTCAAGGAATATGTGTCCTGTGGTTTGGAGGAAGTAacttcagagaatagcaagtaggagatggcaacaaATGTAACAGATTCCAAAACAAAGGCCAGAAGCAGAGTTTCAGTAAAACATTTTGGACAGTAAAAAGTAGAGGATTTATGTGGCAACAACAGACCTATGTTCAACAACATGGAActgaacattatttttcatacaaaGTTAAAAGCATATTGTATTTCCTTCCTGACCACTTGCCCAGTCCACATCTCTTCGAGAGAGACAAGTttcatctaaattatttcatCCGAGTGATGACTGTCATTTATAACTTTATTGCTACTTCTGTCTTGGCTATTCCTTTGGAAAAGGTATATGGATTCATTACATATTCTAATGTATTATCTACAGATTGTAA from the Capra hircus breed San Clemente unplaced genomic scaffold, ASM170441v1, whole genome shotgun sequence genome contains:
- the LOC108635475 gene encoding multidrug resistance-associated protein 4-like; protein product: MPPLHPTVKPNPLQKANLCSRLFFWWLNPLFKIGHKRKLEEDDMYSVLPEDHSQHLGEELQGYWDQEVSRAQEDSREPSLMKAIIKCYGKSYLVWGMLTFLE